A single region of the Theileria annulata chromosome 4, complete sequence, *** SEQUENCING IN PROGRESS *** genome encodes:
- a CDS encoding serine/threonine kinase, putative (Tap349h10.p1c.C.cand.206 - score = 31.62) — protein sequence MSMIKGNCGEIVVYRNDKSIVLYNQTGQIRALPIYNIAQNENGNVCPFCGSLLSGDKYNYIAKAYFYLLQNSFQNFTSQDLNEYPNGNILSTLELNENYNINSNQLKQNTFKDNSFNGNTLKSYMVRNSSFSRESEEVVLLEDEVKEAEGNDLILEEVIELPKNIPKYLLITGYYKRFFIEGPKLGSGSYGHVYNCIHILDELILGEYAVKKIPIGDDMEWLKKAIKEIKIRENIKHKNVVDYNHSWLEMYRLNELCPYIPYLFILMEYCNGDNLYNFIQNIYNKSSIECLTDDEVMVIFIDILNGLNYLHKNFIIHRDLKPSNILLKFGNSSITLMISDFGTCEVFSQKSSKTGFTGTIEYTAPELLISYYNTVIKAPGSDEFDASTSVVDDNKIDLWSLGVILYYISYGTLPFYSDDIKECVKLIIYSKLKIPNHPNRSKLIINLIYNLLSKNSNSRMNCDDLLSISDINKYLGNNELNQQIRFQLYQRFRP from the exons atgagTATGATAAAGGGGAATTGTGGAGAGATTGTAGTTTATAGGAATGATAAGTCAATTGTACTGTACAACCAAACGGGACAAATTAGAGCATTGCCAATCTATAATATAGCCCAAAATGAAAA TGGTAACGTATGCCCGTTCTGCGGAAGCCTTTTGAGCGGAGAtaagtataattatattgCAAAGGCCTACTTCTACCTCTTACAAAACTCATTCCAGAATTTCACAAGCCAAGATTTAAACGAATACCCAAATGGTAACATTTTGTCAACTTTAGAATTAAAcgaaaattataatattaactcTAACCAGTTGAAACAAAATACGTTCAAGGATAATAGTTTTAATGGAAATACACTCAAGAGCTATATGGTTAGAAATAGTAGTTTTAGTAGAGAAAGTGAAGAAGTGGTTTTGTTAGAGGATGAAGTAAAAGAAGCGGAAGGTAATGATTTGATTCTTGAAGAAGTGATTGAATTGCCAAAAAATATACCCAAATATCTCTTAATCACGGGATATTATAAACGATTTTTCATAGAAGGGCCGAAATTAGGCTCTGGTTCATATGGCCATGTGTATAACTGTATACACATTCTAGATGAACTCATACTA GGTGAATATGCGGTTAAGAAGATCCCAATTGGTGATGATATGGAGTGGCTAAAAAAGGCTATAAaggaaataaaaataagaGAAAATATAAAGCATAAAAATGTGGTGGATTATAACCACTCATGGCTAGAAATGTACAGGTTGAATGAATTGTGCCCGTACATACCATACCTGTTCATACTAATGGAATACTGTAACGGGgataatttatacaattttatacaaaacATCTACAACAAGTCTAGTATTGAATGTTTAACCGACGATGAAGTGATGGTGATTtttattgatattttaaacgGCTTGAATTACTTGCACAAGAACTTCATAATTCATAGAGATTTAAAGCCCTCGAACATTTTGCTAAAGTTCGGAAACAGCTCAATCACACTCATGATTTCAGACTTTGGAACATGTGAAGTTTTCTCACAAAAATCATCAAAAACCGGTTTTACAG GGACCATCGAATACACGGCACCTGAACTCCTGATTTCATATTACAATACTGTTATTAAGGCGCCAGGCTCTGATGAGTTTGATGCCTCAACGTCAGTGGTGGACGATAATAAGATAGATTTATGGAGTCTGGGAGTcatattatactatatatcGTATGGAACTTTACCCTTCTATTCAGATGATATAAAAGAATGCGTAAAGTTAATTATCTACTCCAAACTCAAAATTCCAAACCACCCAAATAGATCAAAACTCATTATAAACttgatatataatttgttgtCCAAg AACAGTAATTCGAGAATGAATTGTGATGATTTGTTGAGTATATCAgacattaataaatatctCGGAAATAATGAACTTAATCAACAAATCAGATTCCAACTATATCAACGCTTTAGACCATAA